In Candidatus Hydrogenedentota bacterium, the following proteins share a genomic window:
- a CDS encoding TIGR00730 family Rossman fold protein: protein MAGGEEVKHICVYASSSDALDACYFAAARAFGALLARRGGTLIFGGGCIGLMGEAARAVHAGGGRVVGVIPDRLVLPGVAYESADELIVTPDMRTRKATMEARAEAFVALPGGIGTLEEVLEV, encoded by the coding sequence ATGGCGGGCGGAGAAGAGGTCAAGCACATCTGCGTATACGCTTCTTCGAGCGATGCGTTGGACGCCTGCTATTTCGCGGCGGCGCGCGCGTTTGGGGCTCTGCTCGCGCGGCGCGGCGGCACGCTGATCTTTGGCGGCGGCTGCATCGGGCTGATGGGCGAAGCGGCGCGCGCGGTGCATGCGGGCGGCGGACGCGTCGTAGGCGTGATCCCCGACCGGCTTGTCCTTCCCGGGGTCGCGTATGAAAGCGCCGATGAGCTTATCGTGACACCCGACATGCGCACGCGCAAGGCCACGATGGAAGCGCGGGCGGAGGCGTTTGTCGCCCTTCCTGGCGGAATAGGCACGCTCGAGGAAGTGCTCGAGGTG
- a CDS encoding 1-acyl-sn-glycerol-3-phosphate acyltransferase, producing MQALRAWLMAIPVFARYFLYRAGLARRPRFTDYYPEYQAFCGSILHWDRRTRIVGAEHCPRGSPAVFAANHVRLSDPLYIFRAVTRASEERLYVRFMARDDFFNHWAWRFFPFRPHDMLEMGGACFISRGGAKPAQLKPLLDLLEAREAFLMFPGGTRSRSGVLIEYGGRAARSRGVAFFLAQTQAKHPDWRVPAVPLVRTFDPARHNSVVVFGPPVYLEPEAGREQQRAFDEELAARLGGLVEIHATHIVSALLYLWCLHGRGLELTKDALCEACRRVRDNLQGRHIHPGLIARLEGEVRGALRYLRRRGMVRVKRGSIFPKAARILDCPPLDTAYRKRNPVRFFANQLLHLPDVTRAIESAAAALREDAPRG from the coding sequence ATGCAAGCGTTGCGCGCATGGCTGATGGCAATCCCTGTATTCGCGCGATATTTCCTGTATCGCGCCGGTCTGGCGCGCCGCCCCAGATTCACCGACTACTACCCGGAATACCAGGCCTTCTGCGGCTCGATCCTGCATTGGGACCGCCGCACGCGCATTGTCGGCGCGGAGCATTGCCCGCGCGGCAGTCCCGCCGTCTTCGCCGCGAATCATGTGCGGCTCAGTGACCCGCTCTATATCTTCCGCGCCGTCACGCGCGCCAGCGAAGAGCGCCTCTATGTGCGCTTCATGGCCCGGGACGATTTCTTCAACCACTGGGCGTGGCGGTTTTTCCCGTTCAGGCCGCACGACATGCTGGAAATGGGCGGCGCCTGTTTCATCAGCCGGGGCGGCGCGAAACCCGCGCAATTGAAGCCGCTCCTCGACCTGCTCGAGGCGCGCGAGGCTTTCCTCATGTTCCCCGGCGGCACGCGCTCGCGCAGCGGCGTCCTTATCGAATACGGCGGCCGCGCGGCGCGGTCGCGCGGCGTGGCGTTCTTCCTCGCGCAGACGCAGGCAAAGCATCCCGATTGGCGCGTGCCCGCCGTACCGCTCGTGCGCACGTTCGATCCCGCGCGGCACAACAGTGTCGTCGTGTTTGGCCCGCCGGTGTATCTGGAACCGGAAGCCGGCCGGGAGCAACAACGCGCCTTTGACGAGGAACTTGCAGCCAGGCTGGGCGGCCTGGTCGAGATTCACGCGACGCACATCGTAAGCGCGCTGCTCTATCTCTGGTGTCTGCACGGCCGCGGCCTGGAACTGACGAAGGATGCGCTGTGCGAAGCCTGCCGCCGCGTGCGCGACAACCTCCAAGGCCGCCACATCCATCCGGGGCTTATTGCGCGCCTGGAAGGAGAAGTCCGCGGTGCGTTGCGTTACCTGCGCCGCCGGGGCATGGTGCGCGTGAAACGGGGAAGCATTTTCCCCAAGGCCGCGCGCATCCTCGATTGCCCCCCGCTCGACACTGCATACCGCAAGCGGAATCCGGTGAGATTCTTCGCGAATCAGTTGTTGCACCTGCCGGACGTCACGCGCGCGATCGAATCCGCCGCCGCGGCGCTGCGCGAGGACGCGCCGCGCGGCTAG
- the argS gene encoding arginine--tRNA ligase — protein MNPFHMLTVPLAAACPGLDPDDIGVGPPPKLELGDVAVNLFQAARKLGIPPARLAAQMTQADLGPRVTGAQAAGPYLNLRLDRAAFASEIVGTILAEGAAFGSNRSGAGRSALIEHTSINPNASPHVGRARNAMIGDSLARLLRFEGFDLQVHYYVNDIGKQIGLLTLVAADRENLAFDEVLRLYVEANARAETDPEFAARGFELLARMEEGDADTRARFRKVVDICLRGQLGVLARLGVRYDCFDYESAYLKDPRLEPVLGALRAKGALFTDEEQRLVVDLAPLGHPVEEGRYFVLLRANGSSMYGYRDLAYNIDKASHGADFNLVVLGEDHKTYQQQITMILENAGHRTPEAVYYAYILLKEGHDSGEHSKMSTRQGKVVLLSDFLDQATALAARRVAEQCRDLPPEEQHAIAAQVAVAAVRFSVLRVSPNRNVIFDMDANLSFTGDTGPYIQYSCARINSILRKYGQPLEAAPVGEYPRVTDAEWALLLKLTAFPQTVSGCLAQRTTAPVAQYALETARQFTTFYHECPVLTAETPALVRARAELCAATRQTIANALQLLGIDTPERM, from the coding sequence GTGAATCCGTTTCATATGCTGACGGTCCCATTGGCGGCGGCTTGTCCGGGGCTCGATCCCGACGACATCGGCGTTGGCCCGCCGCCGAAACTGGAGCTTGGCGACGTGGCCGTGAACCTGTTTCAGGCGGCCCGGAAACTGGGCATTCCGCCGGCCCGGCTGGCCGCGCAGATGACGCAGGCCGACCTCGGACCGCGGGTGACGGGCGCGCAGGCCGCGGGGCCGTATCTGAACCTGCGCCTGGACCGTGCGGCGTTCGCAAGCGAGATCGTCGGGACGATTCTGGCCGAGGGCGCGGCTTTCGGTTCGAACCGGAGCGGCGCGGGCAGGTCGGCGCTCATCGAACACACGAGCATCAACCCGAACGCGAGTCCCCACGTGGGCCGCGCGCGCAACGCCATGATCGGCGACAGCTTGGCGCGCCTGCTCCGATTCGAGGGCTTCGACCTGCAGGTGCACTATTACGTGAACGACATCGGCAAGCAGATCGGGCTGCTTACGCTCGTGGCCGCGGACCGCGAGAACCTCGCTTTCGACGAAGTGCTGCGGCTCTACGTCGAGGCCAATGCGCGCGCGGAAACGGACCCGGAATTCGCGGCGCGCGGGTTCGAACTCCTTGCGAGGATGGAAGAGGGCGACGCGGACACGCGGGCGCGCTTCCGCAAGGTGGTGGATATCTGCCTGCGCGGCCAGTTGGGCGTCCTGGCGCGGCTTGGCGTGCGCTACGATTGCTTTGATTACGAGTCGGCGTATCTGAAAGACCCGCGGCTGGAACCGGTGCTCGGCGCGCTGCGCGCGAAGGGCGCTCTGTTCACGGACGAGGAGCAGCGCCTCGTCGTGGACCTCGCCCCGCTGGGCCATCCGGTCGAGGAAGGCCGGTACTTCGTGCTTCTCCGCGCGAACGGCAGCAGCATGTACGGCTATCGCGACCTCGCTTACAACATCGACAAGGCGTCGCACGGCGCGGACTTCAATCTGGTCGTTCTGGGCGAGGACCACAAGACGTATCAGCAGCAGATCACGATGATCCTCGAAAACGCGGGCCACCGCACGCCGGAAGCGGTTTACTACGCGTACATCCTGCTCAAAGAGGGCCACGATTCCGGCGAGCATTCCAAGATGTCGACGCGTCAGGGCAAGGTCGTGCTGCTCTCCGATTTTCTGGACCAGGCAACGGCGCTCGCGGCGCGGCGCGTGGCCGAGCAATGCCGCGACCTGCCGCCCGAGGAGCAGCATGCCATCGCGGCGCAGGTGGCCGTGGCGGCGGTGCGGTTCAGCGTGCTGCGCGTGAGCCCGAACCGCAACGTCATATTCGACATGGACGCGAACCTGTCGTTCACGGGCGACACGGGCCCCTACATTCAATACTCCTGCGCGCGGATTAACTCGATCCTGCGCAAGTACGGCCAGCCGCTCGAGGCCGCCCCCGTAGGCGAGTACCCGCGGGTCACGGACGCCGAGTGGGCGCTGCTCCTGAAGCTGACGGCATTCCCGCAGACCGTGTCCGGCTGCCTGGCACAGCGCACGACCGCGCCCGTGGCCCAGTACGCTCTCGAGACGGCCCGCCAGTTCACGACGTTCTATCACGAATGCCCCGTGCTCACGGCGGAGACGCCCGCGCTCGTGCGGGCCCGCGCGGAACTGTGCGCCGCCACGCGCCAGACCATCGCGAACGCTCTGCAACTGCTCGGCATCGACACGCCGGAACGCATGTAG
- the rraA gene encoding ribonuclease E activity regulator RraA: MDFATADLCDRFEERVRAAEWCLLDFGGRIAFHGPIETIKTFEDNSLVRICAEEPGQGRVLVVDGGGSMRRALLGDRLAALAVRNGWSGLVINGCIRDAAAIARMDLGVKALGTHPMKTLKRNLGERGVPVCFGGVDFVPGQHLYADRDGIIVTETALL; the protein is encoded by the coding sequence ATGGACTTCGCGACGGCGGACCTGTGCGACCGGTTTGAGGAACGCGTGCGCGCGGCGGAATGGTGCCTGCTCGATTTCGGGGGGCGCATCGCGTTCCACGGGCCTATTGAGACTATCAAGACCTTCGAGGACAACAGCCTGGTCCGGATATGTGCCGAGGAGCCGGGGCAGGGCAGAGTGCTCGTGGTCGATGGCGGCGGCTCGATGCGCCGCGCATTGTTGGGAGACCGGCTTGCGGCATTGGCCGTCCGGAACGGCTGGAGCGGGCTCGTGATCAACGGTTGCATCCGCGACGCGGCGGCCATCGCGCGGATGGACCTCGGGGTAAAGGCGCTCGGTACGCACCCGATGAAAACGCTCAAACGCAACCTCGGCGAACGCGGCGTCCCGGTGTGTTTCGGCGGGGTGGACTTCGTTCCCGGCCAGCATCTCTATGCGGACCGCGACGGCATCATCGTGACGGAAACGGCGCTGCTCTAA
- a CDS encoding FAD-dependent oxidoreductase, whose amino-acid sequence MNATRPRLLILGTGFASFSLVKDIDVDRYEVIVVSPRNHFLFTPLLPSTTVGTIEFRSIIEPIRTARWNIRFHQARCGRIDLENNVAHCEGFFRNTPYAITYDLLVIGVGVVSNTFGVPGVEQNSFFMKELADARAIRQRVIECFERASKPKRDLGEVRMLLHFVVVGGGPTGVEFAAEMHDFVRQDLHRWFPDLMPHVKITLLEARNDILSSFDAKLSKYALRHFRRGGVDIRTGCQVSEVQENAVILSTGESIPCGLVVWSTGIAANDLVRSLDVPKGPLQRLVTDRHLLVAGTRNVYAIGDCSILQDQDLPATAQVAQQQGKYLARYLNQLARGKTAKPFRYRHMGMLAYIGEHRALADFKNVKGRGYAAWLFWRSAYITKLISMRNKILVVQNWLTTFIFGRDISRF is encoded by the coding sequence ATGAACGCTACGCGTCCCAGACTGCTCATACTTGGCACGGGTTTCGCCTCGTTCAGTCTCGTCAAGGACATTGACGTGGACCGGTACGAGGTGATCGTCGTCAGCCCGCGCAATCACTTCTTGTTCACGCCGCTGCTGCCGAGCACGACCGTGGGTACGATCGAGTTCCGCAGCATTATCGAGCCGATCCGCACGGCCCGCTGGAATATCCGGTTCCATCAGGCGCGTTGCGGGCGCATTGACCTCGAAAACAACGTGGCCCATTGCGAGGGGTTCTTCCGCAACACGCCGTACGCTATCACCTACGATTTGCTGGTCATAGGCGTGGGCGTCGTCAGCAACACGTTCGGTGTGCCGGGCGTCGAACAGAATTCGTTCTTTATGAAGGAACTCGCGGACGCCCGCGCGATCCGCCAGCGGGTCATCGAGTGCTTCGAGCGGGCGAGCAAGCCGAAGCGGGACCTCGGCGAGGTACGCATGCTGCTCCATTTCGTCGTGGTCGGCGGCGGGCCCACGGGCGTTGAATTTGCCGCGGAAATGCACGATTTCGTGCGGCAGGACCTCCATCGCTGGTTCCCGGACCTGATGCCCCATGTCAAGATCACGTTGCTTGAAGCGCGCAACGACATCCTGTCCTCGTTCGATGCGAAGCTGAGCAAGTACGCCTTGCGCCATTTCCGGCGCGGCGGCGTCGATATCCGGACCGGTTGCCAGGTGTCCGAGGTTCAGGAAAACGCCGTTATCCTGAGTACGGGCGAATCCATCCCGTGCGGCCTCGTGGTCTGGTCCACCGGCATCGCCGCAAATGACTTGGTGCGCTCGCTCGATGTGCCCAAGGGCCCCCTGCAACGGCTGGTCACGGACCGTCATCTCCTGGTGGCGGGCACGCGCAACGTCTACGCCATCGGCGATTGCTCGATCCTGCAGGACCAGGACCTGCCCGCGACAGCGCAAGTGGCGCAACAGCAGGGCAAGTACCTCGCCCGCTACCTGAACCAACTCGCGCGCGGCAAGACGGCCAAGCCGTTCCGCTACCGGCACATGGGCATGCTGGCGTATATCGGCGAGCACCGGGCGCTGGCGGATTTCAAGAACGTCAAGGGGCGCGGCTATGCCGCATGGCTGTTTTGGCGCTCGGCGTACATCACCAAGCTCATCAGCATGCGGAACAAGATACTCGTGGTGCAGAATTGGCTGACCACCTTCATTTTCGGACGCGATATCAGCCGATTCTAA
- the coaD gene encoding pantetheine-phosphate adenylyltransferase produces MSERVALYPGSFDPPTRGHLDLIERAGRMFDRVIVAIAANIRKTGLFSVEERLEMLREMVRDMPAVTVTQFDSLSVEFARRHNAIAIIRGLRVMSDFEYELTLAINNRKLNPEVDTVCLMPSEPYVFLSSSMVKEIASFGGDLGCSVTPEVEKRLRDKLRPMLS; encoded by the coding sequence ATGAGTGAACGCGTAGCGTTGTATCCGGGAAGTTTCGATCCGCCCACGCGCGGTCATCTCGACCTTATCGAGCGTGCGGGCCGCATGTTCGACAGGGTGATTGTCGCCATTGCGGCCAATATCCGCAAGACCGGCCTGTTTTCCGTCGAGGAACGGCTCGAAATGCTGCGCGAGATGGTGCGCGACATGCCCGCGGTCACCGTGACCCAGTTCGATTCGCTGAGCGTCGAATTCGCGCGCCGGCATAACGCGATTGCGATCATCCGCGGCCTGCGCGTCATGTCCGACTTCGAGTATGAGCTGACCCTGGCAATCAACAACCGGAAACTCAACCCCGAGGTCGACACCGTCTGCCTGATGCCCAGTGAGCCATACGTGTTCCTGAGTTCGTCGATGGTGAAGGAAATCGCCAGTTTCGGAGGCGATCTCGGCTGCAGCGTCACCCCTGAGGTGGAGAAACGCCTGCGCGACAAGCTGCGGCCAATGCTATCATAG
- the larC gene encoding nickel pincer cofactor biosynthesis protein LarC, giving the protein MRILYFDCFSGISGDMSVGALIDAGASFETIRTGLESLGVQGFTVAAEKVKKKGIQATQFRVLLDDSAAQPHRHLRHVVEIIERGMLPEPVKTAAIGTFRLLADAEAEVHGSTPEKVHFHEVGAVDSIVDIVAAQHALHLLGVDEIAVSPMHLGSGTVRCAHGVMPVPAPATALLLRGKPTYGGSVEAELVTPTGAALVAQCAKRFGPAPAMSVQTIGYGAGTRDLPDLPNVLRVMTGEALDAAPGTEAISVVEANIDDMTGELYPPLVEALLEAGARDAFVTPVLGKKARPAHGITVLCDEPRVSAIVRVLFAHSTTFGVRVRAERRFVLARDWRDAETPWGTVRVKVGWFDGQLSAAAPEFEDCRVVAQRSGVPVRKVYEAALAAAQQLREEKKRDE; this is encoded by the coding sequence ATGCGGATTCTGTACTTCGATTGTTTTAGCGGGATCAGCGGCGATATGAGCGTGGGCGCGTTGATCGACGCCGGCGCGTCTTTCGAGACGATCCGAACGGGGCTTGAATCGCTGGGCGTGCAGGGATTCACGGTAGCCGCGGAGAAGGTGAAGAAGAAGGGCATACAGGCGACACAATTCCGGGTATTGCTCGACGATAGCGCGGCTCAACCGCACCGGCATCTGCGGCATGTGGTTGAAATCATCGAGCGGGGCATGTTGCCTGAGCCGGTGAAGACCGCGGCCATCGGGACATTCCGCCTGCTCGCGGACGCCGAGGCGGAAGTGCACGGGTCGACGCCGGAAAAGGTGCATTTCCACGAGGTCGGCGCCGTCGACTCCATCGTGGACATTGTCGCCGCGCAACATGCGTTGCATCTGCTTGGTGTTGACGAGATCGCCGTGTCGCCCATGCACCTCGGGTCGGGCACGGTGCGCTGCGCGCACGGCGTGATGCCTGTCCCCGCGCCCGCCACGGCCCTTCTGCTGCGCGGCAAACCGACCTATGGCGGGTCTGTCGAGGCGGAACTGGTGACGCCGACGGGCGCGGCGCTCGTGGCGCAATGCGCGAAACGCTTCGGCCCCGCGCCCGCCATGTCGGTGCAAACCATCGGCTATGGCGCCGGCACGCGCGACTTGCCTGACCTGCCGAACGTGTTGCGCGTGATGACCGGCGAGGCCCTGGACGCGGCGCCGGGCACGGAGGCCATTTCCGTGGTCGAAGCGAACATCGACGACATGACCGGGGAACTCTACCCGCCGCTCGTCGAGGCGCTGCTGGAAGCGGGCGCGCGCGATGCGTTCGTGACGCCGGTGCTCGGCAAGAAGGCCCGCCCGGCGCATGGTATCACCGTCCTTTGCGATGAACCTCGCGTTTCCGCTATCGTGCGTGTCCTGTTCGCGCATTCCACGACATTCGGCGTGCGCGTGCGCGCCGAGCGCCGCTTCGTATTGGCCCGGGACTGGCGCGACGCCGAGACGCCGTGGGGCACGGTGCGCGTAAAAGTGGGATGGTTCGACGGACAACTGAGCGCGGCCGCGCCGGAGTTCGAGGATTGCCGCGTCGTTGCGCAGCGGTCCGGTGTTCCCGTGCGCAAGGTGTATGAGGCCGCGCTGGCCGCGGCGCAGCAGTTGCGGGAGGAGAAGAAAAGAGATGAGTGA
- a CDS encoding DUF111 family protein has protein sequence MRILYFDCFSGISGDMSVGALIDAGASFETIRTGL, from the coding sequence ATGCGGATTCTGTACTTCGATTGTTTTAGCGGGATCAGCGGCGATATGAGCGTGGGCGCGTTGATCGACGCCGGCGCGTCTTTCGAGACGATCCGAACGGGGCT
- the larB gene encoding nickel pincer cofactor biosynthesis protein LarB, which translates to MDTSRLKSLLSEVALGNVAIEEALERLRNLPFEDLGFAKVDHHRMLRKGYPETIFCAGKTPEQVVAIVNRMREHGSNVLGTRCAPEVIAAVTSAFSDAVYHEAARAFTITVEPPEPLDGYIAIVCAGTSDIPVAEEAAVTCAALGNRVERVYDVGVAGIHRLFGQREKLDGAHVVIVCAGMEGALPSVIGGLVERPIIAVPTSIGYGTSFGGLSALLGMLNSCATGLTVVNIDNGFGAAVAASAINRLASKKQGT; encoded by the coding sequence ATGGACACGTCGAGACTCAAGAGCCTCTTGTCCGAAGTGGCGTTGGGCAACGTCGCGATCGAGGAGGCGCTCGAACGGCTGCGCAACCTGCCATTCGAGGACCTGGGCTTTGCAAAAGTGGACCACCACCGCATGCTGCGCAAGGGGTATCCCGAAACCATCTTCTGCGCGGGCAAGACCCCGGAACAGGTCGTCGCGATTGTGAACCGGATGCGCGAGCACGGCAGCAACGTGCTGGGCACGCGCTGCGCGCCCGAAGTGATTGCGGCGGTAACAAGCGCGTTCTCCGACGCCGTGTACCACGAGGCGGCGCGGGCATTCACGATTACGGTCGAGCCGCCGGAGCCGCTGGACGGCTACATCGCCATTGTCTGCGCGGGCACGAGCGACATCCCCGTGGCGGAGGAAGCCGCCGTGACCTGCGCCGCGCTGGGCAACCGCGTCGAGCGCGTCTACGATGTGGGCGTGGCGGGCATACACCGCCTGTTCGGCCAGCGGGAGAAGCTGGACGGCGCGCACGTCGTCATCGTGTGCGCGGGCATGGAAGGCGCGCTGCCGAGTGTTATCGGCGGGCTGGTCGAGCGGCCGATTATTGCCGTGCCGACCAGTATCGGCTACGGGACTTCGTTCGGCGGCCTCTCGGCGCTGCTCGGCATGCTGAATTCGTGCGCCACCGGCCTCACCGTGGTAAACATAGACAACGGCTTCGGCGCGGCGGTCGCCGCTTCGGCCATCAACCGGCTCGCGTCCAAGAAGCAAGGTACGTGA
- a CDS encoding polyprenyl synthetase family protein has protein sequence MDVPSFLAGKALETERALDAYLHAWRGAPPRLVEAVRYSLFAGGKRLRPALALGAADIIAGDDAAALPAACALEMIHTYSLIHDDLPAMDDDDLRRGRPTSHKVFGEATAILAGDALLTMAFDVLASAGNIEVIREVARGAGVAGMVGGQLLDVEAEGREIALEELRRIHACKTGALIRASVRAGALLALGRGRRARAQGRGQTAACAHDAGAALDALTRYGEAIGLAFQIMDDILDVVGDENALGKRVGADAGHLKATYPALVGLEPARALAAEARDAALDALAGFGPEADMFRALARYIIERDR, from the coding sequence ATGGATGTCCCGTCGTTTCTGGCCGGAAAGGCCCTGGAGACCGAGCGCGCGCTCGACGCCTATCTGCATGCGTGGCGCGGCGCTCCGCCGCGGCTTGTCGAGGCGGTGCGCTACAGCCTGTTCGCGGGTGGCAAGAGGCTGCGGCCCGCCCTCGCGCTGGGCGCGGCGGACATTATCGCCGGGGACGATGCCGCGGCCCTTCCGGCGGCGTGCGCCCTCGAGATGATCCACACCTACTCCTTAATCCACGACGACCTGCCCGCGATGGACGACGATGACTTGCGGCGGGGCCGGCCTACGTCGCACAAGGTTTTCGGCGAGGCGACGGCGATCCTCGCGGGCGACGCGCTGCTCACGATGGCGTTCGACGTCCTCGCGAGCGCGGGAAACATCGAGGTTATCCGCGAAGTGGCGCGGGGCGCGGGCGTGGCCGGCATGGTGGGCGGGCAATTGCTTGACGTGGAGGCCGAAGGGCGCGAAATTGCCCTCGAAGAGCTGCGGCGCATCCACGCCTGCAAGACCGGCGCGCTCATCCGTGCTTCCGTGCGCGCCGGGGCCCTGCTGGCGTTGGGTCGCGGGCGCCGCGCCCGTGCGCAAGGGCGTGGGCAAACCGCCGCTTGCGCGCATGACGCGGGCGCCGCGCTCGACGCCCTCACCCGCTATGGCGAGGCCATCGGGCTTGCATTCCAAATCATGGATGACATCCTGGACGTTGTCGGCGATGAGAACGCGCTGGGCAAGCGTGTCGGCGCGGACGCCGGCCATCTGAAGGCCACCTACCCCGCGCTCGTGGGATTGGAGCCCGCTCGCGCGCTCGCGGCGGAAGCGCGGGATGCCGCGCTTGACGCGCTGGCGGGGTTCGGGCCGGAAGCGGATATGTTCCGCGCGTTGGCGCGTTATATCATCGAGCGGGACCGCTGA
- a CDS encoding type II secretion system F family protein, whose protein sequence is MPLYRYRAVDLQGNPVEDTMEAPSAHRVVAVLQERGLHVSTVEQVNPPPGLLRVSRQLTWQELHLFITQLGAIVKSGLPLAPALQSLAKDLRRSRLKGAIDRLRIDIEHGVPLDEAIARQPRVFPHLFSTAIRAGEAGGNLPGVLQLLARYTGRVLQLRGSIQMALTYPATVLVAATCIMAFLLIKVVPVYAEIFNDFGGQLPAPTRLLVALSSLVTFHAGILLAAIVAAVLGIVLLWRIAMRTDRGRVVCDWIRTHAPIVGTVNRVVALSRFCRSLGLLLASRVPILESLELAAASSGSAILERAVAEANLMVASGERLADALDSTGFFGHTFCWMVSTAENRGEVEIALESLAETYEREVALRDRLAVAFVAPALIFVVGGVIAFFVFSMYLPIFTLGDSISGL, encoded by the coding sequence ATGCCACTATATCGTTACCGGGCCGTGGACCTTCAAGGAAACCCAGTGGAGGACACGATGGAGGCCCCTTCGGCGCACCGCGTCGTGGCCGTGCTGCAGGAACGGGGACTTCACGTATCCACCGTCGAGCAGGTGAACCCGCCGCCGGGCCTGTTACGCGTTTCCCGCCAGTTGACCTGGCAGGAATTGCACCTGTTTATCACGCAATTAGGCGCGATCGTGAAGAGCGGTCTTCCGCTGGCGCCCGCGCTGCAGTCGCTCGCGAAGGACCTGCGGCGCTCGCGGCTGAAGGGCGCCATCGACCGTCTGCGCATCGACATCGAGCACGGCGTGCCGCTGGACGAAGCCATCGCGCGGCAGCCGCGTGTCTTCCCGCATCTCTTCTCGACCGCCATCCGCGCGGGCGAAGCCGGGGGCAACCTGCCGGGCGTGCTTCAGTTGCTGGCGCGTTATACGGGGCGCGTGCTCCAGCTGCGCGGCAGCATACAGATGGCCCTTACCTACCCGGCGACCGTGCTGGTGGCCGCAACCTGCATCATGGCGTTTCTCCTGATTAAAGTGGTGCCGGTTTACGCGGAAATCTTCAACGATTTCGGCGGCCAACTGCCCGCGCCGACGCGGCTCCTGGTCGCATTATCGAGTCTGGTCACGTTTCACGCGGGCATTCTTCTTGCCGCGATCGTTGCGGCGGTGCTCGGAATCGTGCTCCTTTGGCGCATAGCGATGCGCACGGACCGAGGCCGCGTCGTTTGCGACTGGATTCGCACGCACGCGCCGATTGTCGGGACGGTGAACCGTGTCGTCGCATTGTCCCGGTTCTGCCGGTCCCTGGGATTGCTGCTGGCCTCGCGGGTGCCCATTCTGGAGAGCCTCGAACTGGCCGCGGCTTCGTCCGGCAGCGCGATCCTCGAGCGCGCCGTCGCCGAGGCCAATCTCATGGTGGCTTCCGGCGAACGCCTCGCGGACGCCCTGGACAGCACCGGTTTCTTCGGCCACACGTTTTGCTGGATGGTCAGCACGGCGGAAAACCGGGGCGAGGTCGAGATAGCGCTCGAATCGCTGGCTGAGACCTACGAGCGCGAAGTGGCGCTGCGCGACCGGCTGGCCGTGGCATTCGTAGCCCCCGCCCTGATTTTCGTGGTGGGCGGGGTCATCGCGTTCTTCGTGTTTTCCATGTATCTGCCCATCTTCACGCTGGGCGATAGCATCTCCGGGTTATAA